The Marinilongibacter aquaticus genome has a window encoding:
- a CDS encoding ribose-phosphate pyrophosphokinase produces the protein MAEVKIFSGTNSKYLASMVADFYGKELGKMAIKRFADSEISVAYDESVRGCDVFLVQSTFPNADNLMELLLMIDAARRASAHYVVAVIPYFGYARQDRKDRPRVAVGAKLVANMLMAAGADRIMTLDLHAGQIQGFFDIPVDHLEGTSVFVPYLKTRNLENLIFASPDVGGVARVRKFASHFDADIVICDKHRKKANEIASMQLIGEVEGANVILIDDLIDTGGTICKAAQIILDKGAKSVRAICTHPVLSHNAHDNITNSVLEELIVTDSIPLSRDNPKIKVLSVAELFAKAIGRIRDNGSISTLFINYQHQITF, from the coding sequence ATGGCTGAAGTAAAGATATTTTCTGGTACAAATTCTAAGTATTTGGCGAGTATGGTTGCCGATTTTTACGGCAAAGAACTTGGCAAAATGGCGATCAAAAGGTTTGCAGACAGTGAAATATCTGTAGCCTATGACGAGTCGGTCCGCGGATGCGACGTGTTTTTGGTGCAAAGTACATTTCCGAATGCCGACAATTTGATGGAGTTGCTCCTGATGATTGATGCAGCCAGAAGAGCTTCTGCCCATTATGTGGTGGCCGTGATTCCGTATTTTGGTTATGCTCGACAAGACCGAAAGGATCGTCCGCGTGTTGCCGTGGGTGCGAAATTGGTGGCCAACATGTTGATGGCGGCCGGAGCTGATCGCATCATGACACTGGATTTGCACGCAGGTCAGATTCAAGGCTTTTTCGATATTCCAGTAGATCATTTGGAGGGGACATCCGTGTTTGTACCGTATTTGAAAACGAGAAATCTGGAGAATTTGATTTTTGCTTCACCGGATGTGGGCGGGGTGGCCCGTGTACGTAAGTTTGCTTCACATTTCGATGCCGATATTGTGATCTGTGACAAACACCGCAAAAAGGCAAACGAAATCGCTTCAATGCAGTTGATTGGCGAAGTAGAAGGGGCCAATGTAATCTTGATCGATGATTTGATCGATACAGGAGGGACCATCTGCAAGGCTGCACAAATAATTTTGGACAAAGGAGCGAAGTCGGTGAGGGCAATTTGTACGCACCCTGTGTTGTCGCACAATGCCCACGATAACATTACGAATTCTGTCTTGGAAGAGTTGATCGTAACGGATTCGATCCCTCTAAGTCGAGACAATCCAAAAATCAAAGTTCTTTCTGTGGCCGAGCTTTTTGCCAAGGCTATCGGAAGGATAAGAGACAATGGCTCTATAAGCACTTTATTTATAAATTATCAACATCAAATTACATTCTAA
- a CDS encoding 50S ribosomal protein L25/general stress protein Ctc — protein MKKTEIVGYKRANLGRSAANQLRAEGQVPCVLYGGKEQVSFYAPAYLFRPLTHTPDVFEVLLNIEGTEYTAILQATQFHPVNDMLVHADFLEITDDKVIKIKVPIRLTGTAVGLNQGGKLQHKLRKLTVKGAVKDIPEYVDVDVTALKLGQTVKVDVIELPGIEIIDPISNPVASVNIPRSARMAAQAGGDEDEDGEDAE, from the coding sequence ATGAAAAAAACCGAGATTGTAGGGTATAAAAGAGCGAATCTTGGTCGTTCAGCAGCCAATCAGCTTCGTGCTGAAGGGCAAGTACCTTGTGTACTGTATGGCGGCAAAGAGCAGGTTTCTTTTTACGCACCGGCGTATTTGTTTCGTCCGTTGACACACACACCAGATGTGTTCGAGGTATTGTTGAACATCGAAGGAACTGAGTATACCGCTATTTTGCAAGCGACGCAGTTTCACCCAGTGAACGACATGTTGGTGCATGCCGATTTCCTTGAGATTACCGACGACAAAGTGATCAAAATCAAAGTACCTATCCGTTTGACGGGTACAGCCGTTGGTTTGAACCAAGGGGGTAAATTGCAGCATAAATTGCGTAAACTTACTGTAAAAGGTGCAGTGAAAGACATTCCTGAATATGTGGATGTAGATGTAACGGCCTTGAAATTGGGACAAACTGTGAAAGTCGATGTAATCGAGCTTCCAGGAATTGAGATCATCGATCCAATTTCGAATCCTGTGGCTTCAGTGAACATTCCAAGATCTGCTCGTATGGCAGCTCAAGCGGGTGGCGATGAAGACGAAGATGGAGAAGACGCAGAATAA
- a CDS encoding T9SS type A sorting domain-containing protein: MRKILLLFVLFPFALWCKAQDINMAPDSTFLHNSLQKDVSLRFMGNDSGLSYFTYKNFDDANVQLVAFEKNGELAFQKSLDLQIEPYKFQKIDSKRYLIKQGASSTSGIVDVDLGYIATSHLAEKLFFSARNQSFFGLREGVIHQFDLNLNEKAGFAIASNALKWIDVSLDGNLFIDDGEKIICTDMNGNPVANFNTIERSTLPNGLTPVNYDLQDEALYLALSSGFGVQLKKFDLAGNPLQAEYEETRIAELPLRVLDIDERRWAIVEVNNNGADWLNIYEENKGRIKRHAVVGLKLYPNSEKVALLGHDGHNNFFVSIFGNNLVRVSLSNQKYLENLVSGTANLCEGGSPELNTHFVTNTGQLADLKIASGNAHVEQEQKIVLDDGSNSENNALEIAVVASHVPALFHRFEGFAQDPKLEIRNVIGSLEYPKTWSIEYETFSGGVVTLEKIDGDFSFQGNTLVPENKDSKAEFKIVQSSDRCFLSASKVYTVDLKASPLGNEPVKVNLAYPNPVQKGEAIIVSIPYSKGNTLSDMRGREVQLIQETLDSASIKLKTAHLPSGVYILKPAKGKSQKIVIE, encoded by the coding sequence ATGCGGAAAATCCTACTTCTTTTCGTGCTTTTTCCATTCGCTCTTTGGTGCAAAGCCCAGGATATCAACATGGCACCGGACAGCACTTTTTTGCACAACAGCTTGCAAAAGGATGTGAGTTTGCGGTTTATGGGCAACGACAGTGGTCTTTCTTATTTTACGTATAAAAATTTTGACGACGCCAATGTGCAATTGGTGGCTTTTGAGAAAAATGGAGAATTGGCTTTCCAGAAAAGTCTTGATTTGCAAATTGAGCCCTATAAGTTTCAAAAGATTGACAGTAAACGCTATTTGATAAAGCAAGGGGCCTCATCCACTTCGGGAATTGTGGATGTAGATTTGGGCTATATCGCGACAAGCCATTTGGCCGAAAAGCTTTTTTTCTCCGCTCGAAATCAATCATTTTTTGGTTTACGCGAAGGTGTGATTCACCAGTTCGATTTGAATTTAAATGAGAAGGCCGGTTTTGCCATTGCGTCAAATGCGTTGAAATGGATTGACGTTTCGCTTGATGGGAACTTGTTCATTGACGATGGAGAAAAGATCATTTGTACGGATATGAACGGAAATCCGGTGGCAAATTTCAACACGATAGAAAGGTCGACATTGCCCAATGGACTTACGCCGGTGAACTATGATTTGCAAGATGAGGCCTTGTATTTGGCTTTGAGCTCGGGCTTCGGGGTGCAATTGAAGAAGTTCGACCTTGCCGGAAACCCTTTACAAGCGGAATATGAAGAAACGCGAATTGCCGAATTGCCGCTTCGTGTGCTGGATATAGACGAGCGGCGTTGGGCCATTGTAGAAGTGAACAACAATGGAGCCGACTGGTTGAACATTTATGAGGAAAATAAAGGGCGGATAAAAAGACATGCCGTGGTTGGTTTAAAACTCTATCCCAATTCAGAAAAGGTGGCTTTGTTGGGACACGATGGACACAACAATTTTTTTGTGAGCATTTTTGGGAATAACCTTGTGCGTGTTTCGCTCAGCAATCAAAAGTATTTGGAGAACTTGGTTTCGGGGACGGCCAATTTGTGCGAGGGCGGTAGTCCGGAATTGAATACGCATTTTGTGACAAATACGGGCCAGTTGGCAGATTTGAAAATAGCCTCGGGAAATGCACATGTCGAACAGGAACAAAAGATAGTTTTGGATGATGGTTCAAATTCAGAGAATAATGCTTTGGAAATAGCGGTCGTCGCCAGTCATGTGCCTGCTCTTTTTCACCGTTTTGAAGGTTTTGCACAGGATCCGAAACTTGAAATTCGGAATGTTATAGGTAGTTTGGAGTATCCAAAAACTTGGTCGATCGAATATGAAACTTTTTCGGGCGGCGTGGTGACATTGGAGAAAATAGACGGCGATTTTTCCTTTCAGGGGAATACTTTGGTGCCAGAGAACAAAGATTCAAAGGCCGAGTTCAAAATAGTACAATCGTCTGATCGTTGCTTTTTGTCTGCCTCAAAAGTGTATACGGTCGATTTGAAAGCAAGCCCTTTGGGCAATGAGCCGGTCAAAGTAAATTTGGCGTATCCAAATCCTGTGCAAAAAGGAGAAGCCATTATAGTTTCCATTCCTTATTCAAAGGGGAATACGCTTAGTGATATGCGGGGTAGAGAAGTGCAATTGATTCAAGAGACCCTCGATTCGGCTAGCATAAAATTGAAAACGGCACATCTGCCATCGGGCGTATACATTTTGAAGCCCGCGAAAGGGAAATCGCAGAAAATCGTAATTGAATAA
- a CDS encoding aconitate hydratase, with amino-acid sequence MASKIFDLDMIKNVYAQLDSKIKAAREQVNKPLTLSEKILYSHLWQGEASESFERGKSYVDFAPDRVAMQDATAQMALLQFMQAGKKKVAVPSTAHADHLILAKQGAEADLQESLNKNNEVFNFLSSVCNKYGIGFWKPGAGIIHQVVLENYAFPGGMMIGTDSHTVNAGGLGMVAIGVGGADAVDVMAGMAWELKFPKLIGVKLTGQLNGWTSPKDVILKVAGILTVKGGTGCIVEYFGEGAQSLSCTGKGTICNMGAEIGATTSTFGYDESMRRYLVATGREEVVKLADEVADHLTGDPEVYAEPEKYFDQVIEIDLSTLSPHLNGPFTPDLATPIAEMKERAEKNGWPTKVEWGLIGSCTNSSYEDLSRAASIAQQAVDKGLVTKAEFGINPGSEQVRFTAHRDGLLQAFQDLNATIFTNACGPCIGQWDRKGADEQKVNTIVHSFNRNFKKRADGNPNTNAFVTSPEMVAALAIAGDLTFNPITDSLINKDGEQVKLDPPVGDELPEKGFAVEDNGYQAPAEDGSGVEVVVNPESDRLQLLTPFTAWDGKNISGARLLIKAYGKCTTDHISMAGPWLRYRGHLDNISNNLLIGATNAFNMESNRVVNQLTGEINDVPGAARAYKAAGIPTIVVGDHNYGEGSSREHAAMEPRHLGVRAVIVKSFARIHETNLKKQGMLGLTFADENDYDLIKEDDTFNFVDLEGFAPDTQLTLEVVHADGSKDLIKLNHSYNEQQIAWFKAGSALNLIAAQAKNA; translated from the coding sequence ATGGCATCTAAAATCTTTGATTTAGACATGATAAAAAATGTTTATGCTCAGCTTGATTCGAAAATCAAAGCTGCTCGTGAACAGGTAAATAAACCACTGACCCTATCTGAAAAAATACTGTACAGCCACTTGTGGCAAGGCGAAGCCAGCGAATCTTTTGAAAGAGGAAAGTCTTATGTAGATTTTGCTCCCGATCGCGTGGCCATGCAAGATGCCACTGCCCAAATGGCACTTTTGCAATTCATGCAAGCGGGTAAAAAGAAGGTGGCCGTACCTTCAACTGCTCACGCCGACCACTTGATTCTTGCCAAACAAGGTGCTGAAGCCGATTTGCAGGAATCATTGAACAAGAACAACGAAGTGTTCAACTTCCTCAGCTCTGTGTGTAATAAATACGGCATTGGTTTTTGGAAGCCGGGTGCTGGAATTATCCACCAAGTTGTGTTGGAGAATTACGCTTTTCCGGGTGGTATGATGATCGGAACGGATTCGCATACTGTGAATGCAGGAGGTTTGGGCATGGTGGCCATTGGTGTCGGTGGTGCGGATGCCGTAGACGTTATGGCCGGAATGGCTTGGGAATTGAAGTTCCCTAAATTGATAGGTGTGAAGCTTACTGGCCAATTGAATGGTTGGACTTCACCTAAAGATGTAATCTTGAAAGTTGCAGGTATCTTGACTGTAAAGGGCGGTACCGGATGCATTGTTGAATATTTTGGTGAAGGTGCTCAGTCGCTTTCTTGTACTGGAAAAGGTACCATTTGTAATATGGGTGCCGAGATCGGTGCCACAACTTCTACATTCGGTTATGACGAATCGATGAGAAGATATTTGGTGGCCACAGGCCGCGAAGAGGTAGTAAAACTTGCGGATGAAGTTGCCGATCATTTGACTGGTGACCCAGAAGTATATGCCGAGCCAGAAAAGTATTTCGATCAAGTAATCGAAATCGACCTTTCTACTTTGAGCCCACACTTGAACGGCCCGTTCACTCCAGATTTGGCTACGCCTATCGCAGAGATGAAAGAGCGTGCCGAAAAGAACGGATGGCCTACTAAAGTAGAATGGGGCTTGATCGGTTCGTGTACAAACTCTTCGTACGAAGATTTGTCGCGTGCGGCTTCAATTGCACAGCAAGCAGTGGATAAAGGTTTGGTGACGAAAGCCGAATTTGGTATCAATCCGGGTTCAGAGCAAGTGCGTTTTACGGCACACCGTGATGGCCTTTTACAAGCATTCCAAGATTTGAATGCTACGATATTTACCAACGCCTGTGGCCCGTGTATCGGACAGTGGGATAGAAAAGGAGCGGATGAGCAGAAAGTAAACACCATTGTGCACTCTTTCAATAGAAACTTCAAGAAAAGAGCCGACGGCAACCCGAATACAAACGCTTTCGTCACATCGCCTGAAATGGTGGCGGCTTTGGCGATTGCTGGTGATTTGACCTTCAACCCGATTACGGATAGCTTGATCAACAAAGACGGTGAGCAAGTGAAATTGGATCCTCCTGTGGGCGATGAGCTTCCAGAAAAGGGGTTTGCAGTAGAAGACAATGGCTACCAAGCTCCTGCTGAAGACGGGTCTGGTGTAGAGGTTGTGGTGAACCCTGAGTCTGATCGCTTGCAATTGTTGACTCCATTTACCGCTTGGGATGGCAAAAACATTTCAGGTGCAAGGCTTTTGATCAAAGCTTATGGTAAATGTACTACGGATCACATTTCAATGGCTGGTCCTTGGTTGCGTTACCGTGGACACTTGGACAATATTTCAAACAACCTTTTGATTGGGGCTACCAACGCGTTCAACATGGAAAGTAACCGTGTGGTGAATCAATTGACAGGTGAAATAAACGATGTGCCGGGTGCAGCGAGAGCGTACAAAGCGGCTGGAATTCCTACAATTGTAGTGGGAGATCACAATTACGGAGAAGGTTCTTCTCGCGAGCATGCCGCTATGGAACCGCGTCACTTGGGCGTACGTGCCGTAATCGTGAAGTCATTTGCCCGTATCCACGAAACAAACTTGAAGAAACAAGGGATGTTGGGCTTGACTTTTGCCGATGAAAACGACTACGATTTGATTAAAGAAGACGATACCTTCAACTTCGTTGATTTGGAAGGTTTCGCTCCAGATACGCAATTGACTTTGGAAGTGGTACATGCCGATGGATCGAAAGATTTGATCAAATTGAATCACTCGTACAATGAGCAACAAATCGCTTGGTTTAAGGCAGGTTCTGCATTGAATTTGATTGCAGCCCAAGCCAAAAACGCATAA
- a CDS encoding glycosyltransferase family protein, giving the protein MKLLFVVQGEGRGHQTQAISLWQQLQETEHEVVACLVGKANEDDFSAYLGAELTCPVHYFQSPNLVYNAEGKGLSLSKTFTKNVSDIPKYWGSLNKMQGWIREYKPDLILNFYDLLCGFYQMRFAATAPPMLCIGHQYLLLHNQFEFPEGRWFDRMLINMNSRLTAFGAKKLMALSFSPVMESKRVISVPPLIRKEVLNHETGKYPYYLAYMTSPDLLVQLKEWHKDHQHIEIHCFIQINQDQEVVQYHKNLFVHKLNSAKFLKLMAHARGLITTAGFESVCEAIYFGKPVMMVPVPNHYEQACNAKDAENFGAGIAQKHFNLDEFMVYVEHHEEQSSRKFRDWLSAGKSRLLSEIERFDRSKTAEILS; this is encoded by the coding sequence ATGAAGTTGCTATTTGTAGTGCAAGGCGAGGGTAGAGGGCATCAGACGCAGGCCATTAGCTTGTGGCAGCAGCTTCAGGAAACAGAGCACGAAGTAGTGGCTTGCTTGGTGGGGAAGGCAAACGAAGACGACTTTTCGGCCTATTTGGGAGCAGAATTGACTTGTCCGGTGCATTATTTTCAAAGCCCGAATTTGGTGTACAATGCAGAAGGGAAAGGCTTGAGTTTGTCGAAAACTTTCACAAAAAATGTGAGCGATATCCCGAAATACTGGGGAAGCTTGAATAAAATGCAAGGGTGGATCAGAGAATACAAGCCCGATTTGATTTTGAATTTCTACGACTTGCTCTGTGGTTTCTACCAGATGCGTTTTGCCGCTACTGCTCCACCAATGCTTTGTATCGGGCACCAATACTTGCTTTTGCACAATCAGTTTGAATTTCCCGAGGGCCGATGGTTTGATCGTATGCTGATCAATATGAACAGCCGCCTTACGGCTTTCGGGGCCAAAAAATTGATGGCTTTGTCTTTTTCTCCGGTGATGGAAAGCAAGCGAGTTATCAGTGTGCCGCCGCTTATTCGGAAAGAGGTGCTGAACCACGAAACGGGCAAATATCCTTATTATTTGGCCTACATGACGAGCCCCGATTTGCTCGTGCAATTGAAAGAGTGGCACAAAGACCACCAACATATCGAAATACACTGCTTTATCCAGATAAACCAAGATCAAGAGGTGGTGCAATACCACAAAAACCTCTTTGTCCACAAACTGAATTCCGCCAAATTTTTGAAATTGATGGCTCATGCCAGGGGCTTGATTACCACTGCCGGTTTCGAATCGGTATGTGAGGCGATCTATTTCGGAAAACCCGTGATGATGGTTCCCGTGCCCAATCATTACGAGCAGGCATGCAATGCCAAGGATGCGGAAAATTTTGGAGCCGGTATTGCTCAGAAACACTTTAACCTTGATGAGTTCATGGTGTATGTCGAACACCATGAAGAACAATCTTCACGCAAATTTCGCGATTGGCTTTCGGCAGGGAAAAGCCGCTTGCTGTCGGAGATCGAGCGATTTGATCGCAGCAAAACCGCCGAAATTCTATCCTAA
- a CDS encoding TonB-dependent receptor — translation MKSIKFLLISIAAIFLSASSFAQTGTVRGKIIDNSNGESLPFATVFVKEAQQGATTDFEGTYTLELQAGKYTLEVSYVGYTNTTVSDVVVKAGETNVLDIRMGNDAQALAEVVVTAKMVKNSESALLTMQKKSPNLMDGISNQTFKRIGDNDAGGAIKRVTGVSVEGGKYVYVRGLGDRYTKTLLNGLDIPGLDPDRNSIQMDLFPTNIIDNMVVLKTATPNLTGDFTGGIVDITTKDFPVAKSFSISLGGSYNPSMHFNDNYVEGNKSSTDWLGFDNGVRDLPIDSKQVIPSFTARDEALTTLTKRFNPSLGVNKTTSPMNFIGSLSTGNQVNFKKFTLGYNVALNYRNETTFYKEVQYNYYIKGINPQTDYDFDLNQMQRGSLGINNVLLSGLAGLAIKFDKSKIAVNALRIQNGESTAGKFTKQTFILNSATLSQDNVEYSERSIMNFNIKGEHSFGDANDFKIDWTFSPTQSKIDDKDVRVTPFRYDDGEYTIEPSEGAQPRRLYRSLTEKNYSGRIDFTKKFVTNHGDSKLRFGVGNTLKNRDYEILQYVFNIRGQSQFDINGDPNKVLAPENIWNKDTNLGVYVVGNYEPANTYSARQNIASAYVMNELKLTEKLNAIYGLRVEKFDHHYTGQSNLGDEVYDNVEINSALDFLPSANFVYALKENTNLRVAVARTLARPSFKEASISQIYDALSDRTYIGNKDLKETKIMNYDLRYEKYMDNGQMISLSGFYKQFKDPIEVVAYSQAAPNDITPRNVGKATVFGAEVELRKNLGLHVGSELPLSVGANVTYVNSKVKMNPNEYQSRLENARLNETIKDSRNLQGQSPYIANAFVTYNHQEGGIEANLSYNVQGKRLSIVGIGRNPDIFEMPFNSLNFKATKRFGAAQRGFVSVSVNNILDAKKRRFYEGYQAESQIYDLFRPGRAIGLKVGYTL, via the coding sequence ATGAAATCGATCAAATTTTTACTCATCTCAATTGCGGCCATATTTTTATCGGCCTCTTCTTTTGCCCAAACTGGTACAGTACGCGGCAAAATTATTGACAACTCGAATGGAGAGTCTCTTCCATTTGCCACCGTATTTGTAAAAGAAGCTCAACAGGGTGCCACTACCGATTTCGAAGGTACATACACACTGGAACTGCAAGCAGGCAAATACACTTTAGAAGTTTCTTACGTAGGCTACACCAACACTACGGTTTCGGATGTGGTTGTGAAAGCTGGAGAAACGAACGTACTCGACATCCGTATGGGCAATGATGCCCAAGCACTGGCCGAGGTGGTAGTTACGGCCAAAATGGTCAAAAACAGTGAGTCAGCTCTTTTGACCATGCAAAAGAAATCGCCGAACTTGATGGACGGGATTTCGAATCAAACATTCAAACGCATAGGCGACAACGACGCAGGTGGTGCCATCAAAAGGGTAACCGGTGTTTCCGTAGAAGGCGGCAAATACGTATACGTGCGTGGTTTGGGCGACCGTTACACCAAAACACTTTTAAATGGATTGGATATCCCCGGCCTTGATCCCGACAGGAACTCCATCCAAATGGACCTCTTCCCTACCAATATCATCGACAATATGGTGGTATTGAAAACCGCTACTCCAAACCTTACAGGTGATTTCACCGGAGGTATTGTAGATATCACAACAAAAGATTTTCCCGTTGCCAAATCGTTCAGCATTTCGCTTGGTGGCTCTTACAACCCCAGCATGCACTTCAACGACAATTATGTAGAAGGCAACAAAAGCTCAACCGATTGGCTCGGTTTCGACAACGGTGTACGCGATTTGCCCATCGATTCGAAACAAGTTATTCCGTCTTTCACCGCAAGAGACGAAGCTTTGACCACTTTGACCAAGCGTTTCAACCCAAGTTTGGGTGTAAACAAAACCACCAGCCCAATGAACTTCATCGGTTCATTGTCGACAGGCAATCAAGTGAATTTCAAGAAATTCACCTTGGGATACAATGTGGCCTTGAACTACCGCAACGAAACGACATTCTATAAAGAAGTACAGTACAACTACTACATCAAAGGCATAAACCCACAAACGGATTATGACTTCGATTTGAACCAAATGCAAAGAGGTAGCTTGGGCATCAACAATGTACTGCTTAGTGGGCTTGCCGGACTTGCCATCAAATTCGATAAAAGTAAAATTGCTGTGAATGCCCTGCGTATACAAAACGGCGAAAGCACTGCAGGTAAATTCACCAAACAAACCTTTATCCTAAACTCGGCTACTTTGAGTCAGGATAACGTGGAATATTCTGAGCGTTCGATCATGAACTTCAACATCAAAGGTGAACACTCATTTGGCGATGCCAACGATTTCAAAATCGACTGGACTTTCTCGCCGACTCAGAGTAAAATCGATGACAAAGATGTGCGTGTGACGCCTTTCAGATACGATGACGGCGAGTACACTATCGAGCCTTCAGAAGGTGCACAACCAAGAAGATTGTACCGCTCGCTTACCGAGAAAAACTACAGTGGGCGTATCGATTTCACAAAGAAATTTGTAACAAACCACGGCGATTCTAAACTGCGATTTGGTGTAGGAAACACATTGAAAAATAGAGATTACGAAATCTTGCAATATGTATTCAACATTCGCGGACAATCTCAATTCGATATCAACGGCGATCCAAACAAAGTGTTGGCTCCTGAAAACATCTGGAACAAGGACACAAACTTGGGTGTATACGTGGTAGGAAACTACGAACCCGCCAACACCTACAGTGCAAGACAAAACATTGCTTCGGCTTATGTGATGAACGAATTGAAATTGACTGAAAAGCTGAACGCAATCTACGGTTTGCGTGTCGAAAAATTCGATCACCACTATACCGGGCAAAGCAACTTGGGCGATGAAGTATACGACAATGTAGAGATCAACTCTGCTCTCGATTTTCTTCCTTCAGCCAACTTCGTGTATGCTCTTAAAGAAAACACAAACTTGCGTGTAGCCGTGGCCCGCACATTGGCTCGTCCATCGTTCAAAGAGGCTTCAATCTCTCAGATTTACGATGCCCTTTCAGACCGTACTTACATTGGAAACAAAGACCTGAAAGAAACGAAGATCATGAACTATGACCTCCGTTATGAAAAATACATGGACAACGGTCAGATGATCTCTTTGAGTGGTTTCTATAAGCAATTCAAAGATCCGATTGAAGTAGTAGCTTATAGCCAAGCTGCACCAAACGACATTACTCCAAGAAACGTAGGAAAGGCCACTGTTTTCGGAGCCGAGGTTGAACTACGCAAAAACTTGGGTCTGCATGTGGGCAGCGAACTTCCATTGAGCGTGGGAGCCAACGTAACCTACGTGAATTCAAAAGTGAAAATGAACCCGAACGAGTACCAATCAAGATTGGAAAATGCCCGTTTGAACGAAACGATCAAAGACAGCCGTAACCTACAAGGTCAATCGCCGTACATCGCCAATGCTTTCGTGACATACAACCACCAAGAAGGTGGCATTGAGGCCAACTTGAGCTACAATGTACAAGGCAAGAGATTGTCGATCGTAGGTATCGGTAGAAACCCGGACATCTTCGAAATGCCTTTCAACTCGCTAAACTTCAAAGCAACAAAACGCTTTGGAGCGGCTCAGAGAGGTTTTGTGAGTGTTTCGGTAAACAATATACTAGACGCCAAAAAGCGTCGCTTCTACGAGGGTTATCAGGCCGAATCGCAGATCTACGATCTATTCCGTCCAGGAAGAGCGATTGGTTTGAAAGTTGGTTACACACTTTAA
- a CDS encoding UDP-2,3-diacylglucosamine diphosphatase, with amino-acid sequence MQRNNHFKTIVMSDVHLGTSGSKAREATAFIKQYSCDTLILNGDIIDGWGLKKYGVWKKKHTAFLRAILKTIEKTDTKVHYIRGNHDDFLDQVLPFSIGANFRIIKEMTIESGGRQLYITHGDIFDLVTKKMKWLAHIGDIGYTFLLWVNKKYNHYRMAKGLPYYSLSQRVKQSIKMAVNYVSDFEEQLCEVARSKGCEGIICGHIHQPALKEINGIMYMNSGDWVENMSALVEDHDGNWEIIYYAVEKKFKEFDRKEMSQEESEFNKEAESSEVDYSYAHLFQLK; translated from the coding sequence ATGCAAAGGAATAACCATTTCAAGACCATTGTGATGTCGGATGTGCATTTGGGCACGTCGGGCAGCAAAGCCCGTGAGGCCACGGCTTTTATCAAGCAATACAGCTGCGATACGCTTATCCTGAACGGGGATATAATCGATGGCTGGGGCCTGAAAAAATACGGTGTGTGGAAAAAGAAGCACACGGCCTTTCTGAGAGCCATTTTGAAGACCATCGAAAAAACCGATACGAAGGTACATTATATCCGCGGAAACCATGATGATTTTCTCGATCAGGTTTTGCCCTTTTCGATTGGGGCAAATTTCCGGATCATCAAAGAAATGACCATCGAGTCGGGTGGACGCCAATTGTATATCACGCACGGCGACATTTTCGATTTGGTGACCAAAAAGATGAAATGGCTCGCTCACATTGGGGATATCGGCTATACGTTCCTACTCTGGGTCAATAAGAAATATAACCATTACCGCATGGCCAAGGGCTTGCCTTATTATTCTTTGTCGCAAAGGGTGAAGCAGTCGATTAAAATGGCGGTCAATTATGTTTCGGACTTCGAGGAACAGCTTTGCGAGGTGGCCCGAAGCAAGGGTTGCGAGGGCATTATTTGCGGGCACATTCACCAGCCTGCCTTAAAAGAAATAAACGGAATTATGTACATGAACTCAGGAGATTGGGTAGAAAATATGTCGGCTTTGGTTGAAGACCATGACGGCAATTGGGAGATCATTTATTACGCGGTAGAAAAGAAGTTCAAAGAATTTGATCGTAAGGAAATGAGCCAAGAAGAAAGCGAATTCAACAAAGAGGCTGAAAGCTCGGAAGTGGATTATTCTTACGCTCATCTTTTTCAACTGAAATAA